Proteins co-encoded in one Seriola aureovittata isolate HTS-2021-v1 ecotype China chromosome 1, ASM2101889v1, whole genome shotgun sequence genomic window:
- the dennd5a gene encoding DENN domain-containing protein 5A isoform X3 translates to MTTGFSSGSCRFADYFVICGLDTESGLEPDELSALCQYIEATKFRDGARGKLAGADEGENFEQSPLRRTFKSKVLAHYPDNVEWNPFDQDAVGMLCMPKGLSFRTQVDSREPQFHSFIITREDGSRTYGFSLTFFEEVTSKQICSAMQTLYHMHNAEQYDILHTPTSPQGPEDQRHQHSQPRPMLHAAPAISRLQRFNSYDISRDTLYVSKCICLITPMAFAQACRKVLQQLHQAVSSPQPPPLPLESYIFNILYEVPLPPSGRSLKFSGVYGPVVCQRPSTSELPLFDFAISEMFNLLGVENVLQLFTCALLEMQILLYSQHYQRLMTVAESITALMFPFQWQHVYVPILPASLLHFLDAPVPYLMGLHSNGQDDRTKLELPQEANLCFVDIDNHFIELPEELPQFPNKLEFIQEISEVLMSFGVSPEGNIHSSDSQAKYRSFRSVDMVSDKRNGNLASPLNSYLLRENETIARLQALVKRTGVSLEKLEVREDASSNKDMRVQCDDEELKMHQLNIQVREVFANRFTQMFADYEVFVIQPSQDKESWFTNRDQMQNFDKASFLSDQPEPYLPFLSRFLETQMFASFIDSKILCHDDEEKEHTLRVFDARVDKIRMLNVRTPTLRTSMYQKCTNIEEAEKAIEMRVSKIDHTALHPHLLDMKIGQGRYEQGFFPRLQSDVLSTGPTSNKWTKRSAPAQWRRRDRQKQHAEHLYLDNDQREHVECLFPELQLLLFLDYYWLSQSFKPCLKSVTVDVKYIQEARNLGTTIRQPKLSNLSPSVIAQTNWKFVEGLLKECRNKTKRMLVEKMGREAVELGHGEVSITGVEENTLIASLCDLLERIWSHGLQVKQGKSALWSHLLHYQESKEKKNATPGGLGPPGFIHDTERRKSDGGGSAMPPLKVSLIQDMRHIQNISEIKTDVGKARAWVRLSMEKKLLSRHLKQLLSDHELTKKLYKRYAFLRCDDEKEQFLYHLLSFNAVDYFCFTNVFTTIMIPYHVVVVPSKKLGGSMFTANPWVCVSGELAETGVLQVPRNTLEITFECQNLGKLTTVQMGHDNTGLYAKWLVECVMVRNEITGHTYKFPCGRWLGKGVDDGSLERILVGELMTPSTENDERMCRTPPMQQSPGMMRRFVTISPNSKPKLNTGQIQEGVGEAINGIVKHFHKPEKERGSLTLLLCGEYGLVWALEQVFQHGFKSPRLFKNVFIWDFLEKAQVYFESAEQREVTPDENWQSRVRHFCRFMRAINNTSRNIGKDGKFQMLVCLGARDHLLHHWIALLADCPITAQMYEDTALIKDRSLVNSLIRVLQTLQEFNITLEASLVKGVGI, encoded by the exons CTTTATGCCAGTATATAGAGGCTACTAAATTCAGAGATGGGGCCAGAGGAAAATTGGCGGGGGCAGATGAAG GTGAGAATTTTGAGCAGAGTCCATTGCGGAGAACCTTTAAATCCAAGGTTCTAGCACATTATCCAGACAATGTCGAGTGGAATCCATTTGACCAGGATGCAGTTGGCATG CTCTGCATGCCAAAGGGCCTGTCGTTTAGGACGCAGGTTGATTCTCGGGAGCCTCAGTTCCACTCTTTTATCATCACCAGAGAGGACGGCTCTCGGACCTACGGCTTTTCCCTCACCTTCTTCGAGGAGGTGACCAGTAAGCAGATCTGCAGCGCCATGCAGACGCTTTACCACATGCACAATGCAGAGCAGTACGACATCTTGCACACTCCCACCTCACCACAGGGACCCGAGGACCAGCGACACCAACACTCCCAGCCTCGTCCCATGCTCCACGCTGCACCCGCCATCTCCCGACTGCAGCGCTTCAACTCGTACGACATCAGCCGTGACACGCTGTACGTGTCAAAGTGCATCTGCTTGATAACACCCATGGCCTTCGCTCAGGCGTGCAGGAAGGTGTTGCAGCAGCTTCACCAGGCTGTCTCTTCCCCTcagcccccacccctccccctgGAGAGCTACATCTTCAACATCCTCTATGAGGTGCCACTTCCACCCTCCGGGCGTTCCCTCAAGTTCTCAGGCGTCTACGGGCCTGTGGTGTGTCAGAGGCCGAGCACGTCTGAGCTGCCACTCTTTGACTTTGCCATCAGTGAAATGTTTAATCTTTTGGGTGTGGAGAACGTTCTTCAGCTGTTCACCTGTGCCCTGCTGGAGATGCAGATACTGCTCTACTCACAGC attACCAGAGGCTGATGACGGTGGCAGAGAGCATCACGGCCTTAATGTTCCCCTTCCAGTGGCAGCATGTGTACGTTCCCATTctgcctgcctccctcctccacttcctggaCGCTCCTGTGCCGTATCTCATGGGCCTCCACTCCAACGGACAGGATGACCGCACCAAGCTAGAGCTGCCACAGGAG gctAACTTGTGTTTCGTAGACATCGATAACCACTTCATCGAACTGCCAGAGGAGTTACCCCAGTTTCCCAACAAGCTAGAGTTCATCCAGGAGATCTCAGAGGTGCTCATGTCCTTCGGCGTGTctccagagggaaatattcATTCCAGCGACAGCCAGGCCAAGTACCGCAGCTTCCGATCTGTTGATATGGTCTCTGACAAGCGCAATGGCAATCTGGCCTCGCCCCTCAACTCCTACCTGCTGAGAGAGAATGAAACTATCGCCAGACTGCAGGCTCTGGTCAAGAGGACAGGAGTCAGCCTGGAGAAG CTGGAAGTGAGGGAGGATGCCAGCAGCAATAAGGACATGCGGGTTCAGTGTGACGATGAGGAGCTAAAGATGCACCAGCTCAACATCCAAGTGCGCGAGGTCTTCGCCAACCGATTTACCCAGATGTTCGCAGACTATGAGGTGTTTGTCATCCAGCCGAGCCAGGACAAAGAGTCCTGGTTCACCAATCGAGACCAGATGCAGAACTTTGACAAG GCCTCCTTCCTGTCTGACCAGCCAGAGCCCTACCTGCCCTTCCTGTCACGATTCTTGGAGACGCAGATGTTTGCCTCCTTCATCGATAGTAAGATCCTCTGTCATGATGATGAGGAGAAGGAGCACACACTGAGGGTGTTTGACGCCCGTGTTGATAAGATTCGCATGCTGAACGTCCGCACGCCCACGCTTCGCACCTCGATGTACCAGAAATGCACAAACATCGAAGAAGCGG AGAAAGCCATTGAGATGAGAGTGTCAAAGATCGACCACACtgccctccacccccacctgcTGGACATGAAGATCGGTCAGGGGCGCTATGAGCAAGGTTTCTTCCCCCGACTGCAGTCTGATGTGCTCTCCACCGGGCCCACCAGCAACAA ATGGACCAAGAGGAGTGCTCCCGcccagtggaggaggagggaccgACAGAAGCAGCACGCCGAGCACCTTTATTTAGACAATGACCAGAGAGAG CATGTAGAGTGTTTGTTTCCggagctgcagctcctgctgtTTCTTGACTACTACTGGCTCTCACAGTCCTTCAAGCCCTGTCTAAAGTCGGTGACTGTGGACGTG AAGTACATCCAGGAAGCCAGAAACCTGGGCACAACCATCAGACAGCCAAAACTGTCCAACCTGTCGCCTTCTGTCATCGCTCAGACAAACTGGAAATTTGTTGAAGGATTGCTGAAGGAGTGCAGGAACAAG accAAGCGTATGCTGGTAGAGAAGATGGGTCGGGAGGCCGTGGAGCTGGGACACGGCGAGGTCAGCATCACCGGTGTTGAAGAGAACACTCTGATTGCGAGCCTGTGTGACCTGCTGGAGAGGATCTGGAGCCACGGGCTGCAGGTTAAACAG GGTAAATCTGCCTTGTGGTCCCACCTTCTGCACTACCAGgaaagcaaagagaagaagaatgcaACTCCAGGTGGTTTGGGACCTCCAG GTTTCATTCATGACACTGAACGACGCAAATCTGACGGTGGTGGATCAGCCATGCCGCCTCTTAAAGTCTCCCTGATCCAGGACATGAG acacATTCAGAACATCAGTGAGATCAAGACAGATGTGGGCAAGGCCAGAGCTTGGGTTCGCCTCTCCATGGAGAAGAAGCTGCTTTCCAGACACCTGAAGCAGCTGCTTTCAGACCATGAGCTTACAAA aaaactGTACAAGCGCTACGCCTTCCTCCGCTGTGATGATGAGAAGGAGCAGTTTCTTTACCACCTCCTGTCCTTCAATGCTGTGGACTACTTCTGTTTTACTAATGTCTTTACAACCATCA TGATACCCTACCATGTGGTGGTTGTTCCCAGTAAGAAGCTTGGTGGCTCTATGTTCACTGCCAACCCctgggtgtgtgtttctggtgaGCTGGCAGAGACCGGAGTCCTGCAGGTCCCCAGAAATACTCTGGAGATCACTTTCGAG tgcCAAAACCTGGGCAAACTCACCACAGTACAGATGGGCCATGATAACACAGGGCTCTACGCAAAGTGGCTTGTGGAGTGTGTTATGGTCCGTAACGAAATCACAGGACACACGTACAA GTTTCCGTGTGGCCGGTGGTTGGGGAAGGGAGTGGATGATGGCAGTCTGGAGAGGATCCTGGTGGGAGAGCTAATGACCCCCAGCACAGAGAACGATGAAAGGATGTGCCGCACACCCCCGATGCAGCAGTCCCCAGGGATGATGAGGAGGTTTGTTACCATCTCGCCAAACAGCAAACCAA AGTTAAACACAGGTCAGATCCAAGAGGGAGTGGGAGAGGCCATCAATGGAATTGTGAAGCACTTCCACAAGCCGGAGAAGGAG AGAGGCAGTCTGACCCTTCTCCTCTGCGGGGAGTACGGCCTCGTCTGGGCTCTGGAGCAAGTTTTCCAGCACGGTTTCAAATCACCCCGACTCTTTAAGAATGTCTTCATCTGGGACTTCTTGG AAAAGGCACAAGTGTACTTTGAAAGTGCAGAGCAGCGGGAGGTTACCCCAGATGAAAACTGGCAAAGCAGAGTGCGCCACTTCTGCCGCTTCATGCGCGCCATCAACAACACATCCAGAAACATCGGCAAGGACGGAAAGTTCCAGATGCTCGTTTGTCTGGGTGCAAG GGACCATTTGCTGCATCACTGGATTGCTCTGCTCGCAGACTGTCCAATCACTGCTCAGATGTACGAGGACACTGCACTGATTAAGGACCGCTCGTTGGTGAACTCTCTGATCAGAGTACTACAGACTCTGCAGGAATTCAACATCACCCTGGAGGCTTCTCTTGTCAAAGGTGTTGGTATCTAA
- the dennd5a gene encoding DENN domain-containing protein 5A isoform X5, producing the protein MTTGFSSGSCRFADYFVICGLDTESGLEPDELSGENFEQSPLRRTFKSKVLAHYPDNVEWNPFDQDAVGMLCMPKGLSFRTQVDSREPQFHSFIITREDGSRTYGFSLTFFEEVTSKQICSAMQTLYHMHNAEQYDILHTPTSPQGPEDQRHQHSQPRPMLHAAPAISRLQRFNSYDISRDTLYVSKCICLITPMAFAQACRKVLQQLHQAVSSPQPPPLPLESYIFNILYEVPLPPSGRSLKFSGVYGPVVCQRPSTSELPLFDFAISEMFNLLGVENVLQLFTCALLEMQILLYSQHYQRLMTVAESITALMFPFQWQHVYVPILPASLLHFLDAPVPYLMGLHSNGQDDRTKLELPQEANLCFVDIDNHFIELPEELPQFPNKLEFIQEISEVLMSFGVSPEGNIHSSDSQAKYRSFRSVDMVSDKRNGNLASPLNSYLLRENETIARLQALVKRTGVSLEKLEVREDASSNKDMRVQCDDEELKMHQLNIQVREVFANRFTQMFADYEVFVIQPSQDKESWFTNRDQMQNFDKASFLSDQPEPYLPFLSRFLETQMFASFIDSKILCHDDEEKEHTLRVFDARVDKIRMLNVRTPTLRTSMYQKCTNIEEAEKAIEMRVSKIDHTALHPHLLDMKIGQGRYEQGFFPRLQSDVLSTGPTSNKWTKRSAPAQWRRRDRQKQHAEHLYLDNDQREHVECLFPELQLLLFLDYYWLSQSFKPCLKSVTVDVKYIQEARNLGTTIRQPKLSNLSPSVIAQTNWKFVEGLLKECRNKTKRMLVEKMGREAVELGHGEVSITGVEENTLIASLCDLLERIWSHGLQVKQGKSALWSHLLHYQESKEKKNATPGGLGPPGFIHDTERRKSDGGGSAMPPLKVSLIQDMRHIQNISEIKTDVGKARAWVRLSMEKKLLSRHLKQLLSDHELTKKLYKRYAFLRCDDEKEQFLYHLLSFNAVDYFCFTNVFTTIMIPYHVVVVPSKKLGGSMFTANPWVCVSGELAETGVLQVPRNTLEITFECQNLGKLTTVQMGHDNTGLYAKWLVECVMVRNEITGHTYKFPCGRWLGKGVDDGSLERILVGELMTPSTENDERMCRTPPMQQSPGMMRRFVTISPNSKPKLNTGQIQEGVGEAINGIVKHFHKPEKERGSLTLLLCGEYGLVWALEQVFQHGFKSPRLFKNVFIWDFLEKAQVYFESAEQREVTPDENWQSRVRHFCRFMRAINNTSRNIGKDGKFQMLVCLGARDHLLHHWIALLADCPITAQMYEDTALIKDRSLVNSLIRVLQTLQEFNITLEASLVKGVGI; encoded by the exons GTGAGAATTTTGAGCAGAGTCCATTGCGGAGAACCTTTAAATCCAAGGTTCTAGCACATTATCCAGACAATGTCGAGTGGAATCCATTTGACCAGGATGCAGTTGGCATG CTCTGCATGCCAAAGGGCCTGTCGTTTAGGACGCAGGTTGATTCTCGGGAGCCTCAGTTCCACTCTTTTATCATCACCAGAGAGGACGGCTCTCGGACCTACGGCTTTTCCCTCACCTTCTTCGAGGAGGTGACCAGTAAGCAGATCTGCAGCGCCATGCAGACGCTTTACCACATGCACAATGCAGAGCAGTACGACATCTTGCACACTCCCACCTCACCACAGGGACCCGAGGACCAGCGACACCAACACTCCCAGCCTCGTCCCATGCTCCACGCTGCACCCGCCATCTCCCGACTGCAGCGCTTCAACTCGTACGACATCAGCCGTGACACGCTGTACGTGTCAAAGTGCATCTGCTTGATAACACCCATGGCCTTCGCTCAGGCGTGCAGGAAGGTGTTGCAGCAGCTTCACCAGGCTGTCTCTTCCCCTcagcccccacccctccccctgGAGAGCTACATCTTCAACATCCTCTATGAGGTGCCACTTCCACCCTCCGGGCGTTCCCTCAAGTTCTCAGGCGTCTACGGGCCTGTGGTGTGTCAGAGGCCGAGCACGTCTGAGCTGCCACTCTTTGACTTTGCCATCAGTGAAATGTTTAATCTTTTGGGTGTGGAGAACGTTCTTCAGCTGTTCACCTGTGCCCTGCTGGAGATGCAGATACTGCTCTACTCACAGC attACCAGAGGCTGATGACGGTGGCAGAGAGCATCACGGCCTTAATGTTCCCCTTCCAGTGGCAGCATGTGTACGTTCCCATTctgcctgcctccctcctccacttcctggaCGCTCCTGTGCCGTATCTCATGGGCCTCCACTCCAACGGACAGGATGACCGCACCAAGCTAGAGCTGCCACAGGAG gctAACTTGTGTTTCGTAGACATCGATAACCACTTCATCGAACTGCCAGAGGAGTTACCCCAGTTTCCCAACAAGCTAGAGTTCATCCAGGAGATCTCAGAGGTGCTCATGTCCTTCGGCGTGTctccagagggaaatattcATTCCAGCGACAGCCAGGCCAAGTACCGCAGCTTCCGATCTGTTGATATGGTCTCTGACAAGCGCAATGGCAATCTGGCCTCGCCCCTCAACTCCTACCTGCTGAGAGAGAATGAAACTATCGCCAGACTGCAGGCTCTGGTCAAGAGGACAGGAGTCAGCCTGGAGAAG CTGGAAGTGAGGGAGGATGCCAGCAGCAATAAGGACATGCGGGTTCAGTGTGACGATGAGGAGCTAAAGATGCACCAGCTCAACATCCAAGTGCGCGAGGTCTTCGCCAACCGATTTACCCAGATGTTCGCAGACTATGAGGTGTTTGTCATCCAGCCGAGCCAGGACAAAGAGTCCTGGTTCACCAATCGAGACCAGATGCAGAACTTTGACAAG GCCTCCTTCCTGTCTGACCAGCCAGAGCCCTACCTGCCCTTCCTGTCACGATTCTTGGAGACGCAGATGTTTGCCTCCTTCATCGATAGTAAGATCCTCTGTCATGATGATGAGGAGAAGGAGCACACACTGAGGGTGTTTGACGCCCGTGTTGATAAGATTCGCATGCTGAACGTCCGCACGCCCACGCTTCGCACCTCGATGTACCAGAAATGCACAAACATCGAAGAAGCGG AGAAAGCCATTGAGATGAGAGTGTCAAAGATCGACCACACtgccctccacccccacctgcTGGACATGAAGATCGGTCAGGGGCGCTATGAGCAAGGTTTCTTCCCCCGACTGCAGTCTGATGTGCTCTCCACCGGGCCCACCAGCAACAA ATGGACCAAGAGGAGTGCTCCCGcccagtggaggaggagggaccgACAGAAGCAGCACGCCGAGCACCTTTATTTAGACAATGACCAGAGAGAG CATGTAGAGTGTTTGTTTCCggagctgcagctcctgctgtTTCTTGACTACTACTGGCTCTCACAGTCCTTCAAGCCCTGTCTAAAGTCGGTGACTGTGGACGTG AAGTACATCCAGGAAGCCAGAAACCTGGGCACAACCATCAGACAGCCAAAACTGTCCAACCTGTCGCCTTCTGTCATCGCTCAGACAAACTGGAAATTTGTTGAAGGATTGCTGAAGGAGTGCAGGAACAAG accAAGCGTATGCTGGTAGAGAAGATGGGTCGGGAGGCCGTGGAGCTGGGACACGGCGAGGTCAGCATCACCGGTGTTGAAGAGAACACTCTGATTGCGAGCCTGTGTGACCTGCTGGAGAGGATCTGGAGCCACGGGCTGCAGGTTAAACAG GGTAAATCTGCCTTGTGGTCCCACCTTCTGCACTACCAGgaaagcaaagagaagaagaatgcaACTCCAGGTGGTTTGGGACCTCCAG GTTTCATTCATGACACTGAACGACGCAAATCTGACGGTGGTGGATCAGCCATGCCGCCTCTTAAAGTCTCCCTGATCCAGGACATGAG acacATTCAGAACATCAGTGAGATCAAGACAGATGTGGGCAAGGCCAGAGCTTGGGTTCGCCTCTCCATGGAGAAGAAGCTGCTTTCCAGACACCTGAAGCAGCTGCTTTCAGACCATGAGCTTACAAA aaaactGTACAAGCGCTACGCCTTCCTCCGCTGTGATGATGAGAAGGAGCAGTTTCTTTACCACCTCCTGTCCTTCAATGCTGTGGACTACTTCTGTTTTACTAATGTCTTTACAACCATCA TGATACCCTACCATGTGGTGGTTGTTCCCAGTAAGAAGCTTGGTGGCTCTATGTTCACTGCCAACCCctgggtgtgtgtttctggtgaGCTGGCAGAGACCGGAGTCCTGCAGGTCCCCAGAAATACTCTGGAGATCACTTTCGAG tgcCAAAACCTGGGCAAACTCACCACAGTACAGATGGGCCATGATAACACAGGGCTCTACGCAAAGTGGCTTGTGGAGTGTGTTATGGTCCGTAACGAAATCACAGGACACACGTACAA GTTTCCGTGTGGCCGGTGGTTGGGGAAGGGAGTGGATGATGGCAGTCTGGAGAGGATCCTGGTGGGAGAGCTAATGACCCCCAGCACAGAGAACGATGAAAGGATGTGCCGCACACCCCCGATGCAGCAGTCCCCAGGGATGATGAGGAGGTTTGTTACCATCTCGCCAAACAGCAAACCAA AGTTAAACACAGGTCAGATCCAAGAGGGAGTGGGAGAGGCCATCAATGGAATTGTGAAGCACTTCCACAAGCCGGAGAAGGAG AGAGGCAGTCTGACCCTTCTCCTCTGCGGGGAGTACGGCCTCGTCTGGGCTCTGGAGCAAGTTTTCCAGCACGGTTTCAAATCACCCCGACTCTTTAAGAATGTCTTCATCTGGGACTTCTTGG AAAAGGCACAAGTGTACTTTGAAAGTGCAGAGCAGCGGGAGGTTACCCCAGATGAAAACTGGCAAAGCAGAGTGCGCCACTTCTGCCGCTTCATGCGCGCCATCAACAACACATCCAGAAACATCGGCAAGGACGGAAAGTTCCAGATGCTCGTTTGTCTGGGTGCAAG GGACCATTTGCTGCATCACTGGATTGCTCTGCTCGCAGACTGTCCAATCACTGCTCAGATGTACGAGGACACTGCACTGATTAAGGACCGCTCGTTGGTGAACTCTCTGATCAGAGTACTACAGACTCTGCAGGAATTCAACATCACCCTGGAGGCTTCTCTTGTCAAAGGTGTTGGTATCTAA